Proteins from a genomic interval of Thunnus thynnus chromosome 5, fThuThy2.1, whole genome shotgun sequence:
- the tsnaxip1 gene encoding translin-associated factor X-interacting protein 1 isoform X3 — protein MSERGLEGESAGADSVQLSPARKLCWTGSSYIYAGPGPRRKPQFLMHLESYVNKELHTINPHEPKYQELRLQVYRDVFACFIKEFRTYQPLLSAIRKEYENTLVYQQDHIRELEPLRSHLRLVTEECDRKIQARWLEEQAEIGALKREKQQLQEEIEAMREKEKATQAMVDHLQSELSNQYLQYREERDARKMLIWQLNNLTRCSVKEEHSADERTEENKDPVELQLALKVCRKDLTKAQEELTRMKAEYWDVVPRRNWDSLEQTHKQTLLQLETLQGDFDQLKSEYDTLLELYKRGSVQTRDLSTVQMGASVSQGQSQIQSDQLKEPINSDASKSGTLTVQEFRAALRTAFPLKSDQEIDELLASAQSESDSSNDTISSQRLHSLLAESGVAALLPALDESEETAVSNF, from the exons ATGTCAGAGAGAGGGCTAGAAGGAGAAAGTGCTGGTGCAGATTCTGTTCAACTATCTCCAGCGAGAAAG tTGTGCTGGACGGGAAGCAGTTACATTTATGCAGGCCCAGGCCCAAGGAGAAAGCCTCAATTCCTGATGCACCTGGAGAGCTATGTGAACAAAGAGCTTCATACTATCAACCCCCATGAACCAAAATATCAGGAATTGAGGCTACAG GTCTACCGGGATGTCTTTGCTTGTTTCATCAAAGAGTTCAGAACCTACCAACCCCTTCTGTCTGCCATCAGAAAGGAATATGAAAACACTTTAG TGTATCAGCAGGATCATATCCGAGAACTGGAACCACTGCGATCCCATCTGAGGCTGGTGACAGAGGAATGTGACAGGAAGATTCAAGCTCGCTGGTTAGAGGAGCAGGCTGAGATTGGAGCCTTGAAAAGGGAGAAACAGCAACTGCAGGAGGAAATTGAGGCcatgagggagaaagaaaaggccACGCAGGCAATG GTGGACCATCTGCAGTCTGAGCTGTCCAACCAGTATCTGCAATACCGGGAGGAGCGTGATGCCCGCAAGATGCTGATCTGGCAGCTCAATAACCTAACGAGATGTTCTGTGAAGGAGGAGCATTCTGCAGATGAGAGAACAG AAGAGAATAAGGACCCTGTGGAGCTGCAGCTCGCTCTGAAGGTGTGTCGGAAAGACCTGACCAAAGCCCAGGAGGAGCTCACCAGGATGAAAGCAGAGTACTGGGATGTCGTACCTCGACGCAATTGGGACAGCctggaacaaacacacaaacagacctTGCTACAG TTGGAGACCCTGCAGGGTGACTTTGATCAGTTGAAGAGTGAGTATGACACCCTGCTGGAGCTCTACAAAAGAGGCAGCGTGCAGACACGTGACCTCAGCACTGTGCAG ATGGGTGCAAGTGTGTCCCAAGGGCAAAGCCAGATTCAGTCTGACCAACTAAAAGAGCCAATCAACAGTGATGCCTCCAAGAGCGGTACACTCACTGTCCAGGAGTTTAG gGCAGCCCTGAGGACAGCATTCCCACTGAAGTCAGATCAGGAAATAGATGAACTTTTGGCCTCGGCTCAAAGCGAATCAGACAGCAGCAATGACACCATCTCTTCCCAGAGACTCCACAGCCTA CTTGCAGAATCCGGTGTGGCAGCCTTACTTCCTGCTTTGGATGAATCAGAAGAAACTGCTGTGTCAAACTTTTAA
- the nutf2 gene encoding nuclear transport factor 2 isoform X1: MVDQPLWEQIGSSFVQHYYQMFDSDRSQLGSIYIDASCLTWEGQQFQGKRAIVEKLSSLPFTKIAHSITAQDHQPTPDCCILSMVVGQLKADDDPIMGFHQSFILKNINDAWVCTNDMFRLAIHNFG; encoded by the exons ATGGTGGACCAGCCTCTGTGGGAGCAGATAGGATCCAGCTTTGTGCAGCACTACTACCAGATGTTTGACTCTGACAGATCACAGCTCGGATCCATATAT ATCGATGCATCATGCCTTACGTGGGAAGGACAGCAGTTCCAGGGAAAAAGAGCAATTGTTGAGAAACTCTCT AGTCTCCCCTTCACAAAAATAGCGCATAGTATAACAGCGCAGGACCACCAGCCAACCCCAGACTGCTGCATCTTGAGTATGGTTGTAGGACAGCTAAAA gcagATGACGACCCCATCATGGGTTTCCATCAGAGTTTCATCCTGAAGAACATTAACGATGCATGGGTGTGCACCAATGACATGTTCAGGCTGGCCATTCACAACTTTGGCTAA
- the nutf2 gene encoding nuclear transport factor 2 isoform X2, translating into MVDQPLWEQIGSSFVQHYYQMFDSDRSQLGSIYIDASCLTWEGQQFQGKRAIVEKLSSLPFTKIAHSITAQDHQPTPDCCILSMVVGQLKEGRGVPLEGRAAPPRQWQMTTPSWVSIRVSS; encoded by the exons ATGGTGGACCAGCCTCTGTGGGAGCAGATAGGATCCAGCTTTGTGCAGCACTACTACCAGATGTTTGACTCTGACAGATCACAGCTCGGATCCATATAT ATCGATGCATCATGCCTTACGTGGGAAGGACAGCAGTTCCAGGGAAAAAGAGCAATTGTTGAGAAACTCTCT AGTCTCCCCTTCACAAAAATAGCGCATAGTATAACAGCGCAGGACCACCAGCCAACCCCAGACTGCTGCATCTTGAGTATGGTTGTAGGACAGCTAAAA gaggggCGGGGGGTCCCATTGGAGGGTCGGGCTGCCCCTCCAAGGCAATG gcagATGACGACCCCATCATGGGTTTCCATCAGAGTTTCATCCTGA
- the tsnaxip1 gene encoding translin-associated factor X-interacting protein 1 isoform X2, whose amino-acid sequence MSPPKYIKFPPLSPSQKQRPKYDHSLQNDTVQMSERGLEGESAGADSVQLSPARKLCWTGSSYIYAGPGPRRKPQFLMHLESYVNKELHTINPHEPKYQELRLQVYRDVFACFIKEFRTYQPLLSAIRKEYENTLVYQQDHIRELEPLRSHLRLVTEECDRKIQARWLEEQAEIGALKREKQQLQEEIEAMREKEKATQAMVDHLQSELSNQYLQYREERDARKMLIWQLNNLTRCSVKEEHSADERTENKDPVELQLALKVCRKDLTKAQEELTRMKAEYWDVVPRRNWDSLEQTHKQTLLQLETLQGDFDQLKSEYDTLLELYKRGSVQTRDLSTVQMGASVSQGQSQIQSDQLKEPINSDASKSGTLTVQEFRAALRTAFPLKSDQEIDELLASAQSESDSSNDTISSQRLHSLLAESGVAALLPALDESEETAVSNF is encoded by the exons ATGTCACCGCCCAAATATATCAAATTTCCACCTTTATCGCCgtcacaaaaacaaag aCCTAAATATGACCATAGTCTACAAAATGACACTGTCCAGATGTCAGAGAGAGGGCTAGAAGGAGAAAGTGCTGGTGCAGATTCTGTTCAACTATCTCCAGCGAGAAAG tTGTGCTGGACGGGAAGCAGTTACATTTATGCAGGCCCAGGCCCAAGGAGAAAGCCTCAATTCCTGATGCACCTGGAGAGCTATGTGAACAAAGAGCTTCATACTATCAACCCCCATGAACCAAAATATCAGGAATTGAGGCTACAG GTCTACCGGGATGTCTTTGCTTGTTTCATCAAAGAGTTCAGAACCTACCAACCCCTTCTGTCTGCCATCAGAAAGGAATATGAAAACACTTTAG TGTATCAGCAGGATCATATCCGAGAACTGGAACCACTGCGATCCCATCTGAGGCTGGTGACAGAGGAATGTGACAGGAAGATTCAAGCTCGCTGGTTAGAGGAGCAGGCTGAGATTGGAGCCTTGAAAAGGGAGAAACAGCAACTGCAGGAGGAAATTGAGGCcatgagggagaaagaaaaggccACGCAGGCAATG GTGGACCATCTGCAGTCTGAGCTGTCCAACCAGTATCTGCAATACCGGGAGGAGCGTGATGCCCGCAAGATGCTGATCTGGCAGCTCAATAACCTAACGAGATGTTCTGTGAAGGAGGAGCATTCTGCAGATGAGAGAACAG AGAATAAGGACCCTGTGGAGCTGCAGCTCGCTCTGAAGGTGTGTCGGAAAGACCTGACCAAAGCCCAGGAGGAGCTCACCAGGATGAAAGCAGAGTACTGGGATGTCGTACCTCGACGCAATTGGGACAGCctggaacaaacacacaaacagacctTGCTACAG TTGGAGACCCTGCAGGGTGACTTTGATCAGTTGAAGAGTGAGTATGACACCCTGCTGGAGCTCTACAAAAGAGGCAGCGTGCAGACACGTGACCTCAGCACTGTGCAG ATGGGTGCAAGTGTGTCCCAAGGGCAAAGCCAGATTCAGTCTGACCAACTAAAAGAGCCAATCAACAGTGATGCCTCCAAGAGCGGTACACTCACTGTCCAGGAGTTTAG gGCAGCCCTGAGGACAGCATTCCCACTGAAGTCAGATCAGGAAATAGATGAACTTTTGGCCTCGGCTCAAAGCGAATCAGACAGCAGCAATGACACCATCTCTTCCCAGAGACTCCACAGCCTA CTTGCAGAATCCGGTGTGGCAGCCTTACTTCCTGCTTTGGATGAATCAGAAGAAACTGCTGTGTCAAACTTTTAA
- the tsnaxip1 gene encoding translin-associated factor X-interacting protein 1 isoform X1, whose product MSPPKYIKFPPLSPSQKQRPKYDHSLQNDTVQMSERGLEGESAGADSVQLSPARKLCWTGSSYIYAGPGPRRKPQFLMHLESYVNKELHTINPHEPKYQELRLQVYRDVFACFIKEFRTYQPLLSAIRKEYENTLVYQQDHIRELEPLRSHLRLVTEECDRKIQARWLEEQAEIGALKREKQQLQEEIEAMREKEKATQAMVDHLQSELSNQYLQYREERDARKMLIWQLNNLTRCSVKEEHSADERTEENKDPVELQLALKVCRKDLTKAQEELTRMKAEYWDVVPRRNWDSLEQTHKQTLLQLETLQGDFDQLKSEYDTLLELYKRGSVQTRDLSTVQMGASVSQGQSQIQSDQLKEPINSDASKSGTLTVQEFRAALRTAFPLKSDQEIDELLASAQSESDSSNDTISSQRLHSLLAESGVAALLPALDESEETAVSNF is encoded by the exons ATGTCACCGCCCAAATATATCAAATTTCCACCTTTATCGCCgtcacaaaaacaaag aCCTAAATATGACCATAGTCTACAAAATGACACTGTCCAGATGTCAGAGAGAGGGCTAGAAGGAGAAAGTGCTGGTGCAGATTCTGTTCAACTATCTCCAGCGAGAAAG tTGTGCTGGACGGGAAGCAGTTACATTTATGCAGGCCCAGGCCCAAGGAGAAAGCCTCAATTCCTGATGCACCTGGAGAGCTATGTGAACAAAGAGCTTCATACTATCAACCCCCATGAACCAAAATATCAGGAATTGAGGCTACAG GTCTACCGGGATGTCTTTGCTTGTTTCATCAAAGAGTTCAGAACCTACCAACCCCTTCTGTCTGCCATCAGAAAGGAATATGAAAACACTTTAG TGTATCAGCAGGATCATATCCGAGAACTGGAACCACTGCGATCCCATCTGAGGCTGGTGACAGAGGAATGTGACAGGAAGATTCAAGCTCGCTGGTTAGAGGAGCAGGCTGAGATTGGAGCCTTGAAAAGGGAGAAACAGCAACTGCAGGAGGAAATTGAGGCcatgagggagaaagaaaaggccACGCAGGCAATG GTGGACCATCTGCAGTCTGAGCTGTCCAACCAGTATCTGCAATACCGGGAGGAGCGTGATGCCCGCAAGATGCTGATCTGGCAGCTCAATAACCTAACGAGATGTTCTGTGAAGGAGGAGCATTCTGCAGATGAGAGAACAG AAGAGAATAAGGACCCTGTGGAGCTGCAGCTCGCTCTGAAGGTGTGTCGGAAAGACCTGACCAAAGCCCAGGAGGAGCTCACCAGGATGAAAGCAGAGTACTGGGATGTCGTACCTCGACGCAATTGGGACAGCctggaacaaacacacaaacagacctTGCTACAG TTGGAGACCCTGCAGGGTGACTTTGATCAGTTGAAGAGTGAGTATGACACCCTGCTGGAGCTCTACAAAAGAGGCAGCGTGCAGACACGTGACCTCAGCACTGTGCAG ATGGGTGCAAGTGTGTCCCAAGGGCAAAGCCAGATTCAGTCTGACCAACTAAAAGAGCCAATCAACAGTGATGCCTCCAAGAGCGGTACACTCACTGTCCAGGAGTTTAG gGCAGCCCTGAGGACAGCATTCCCACTGAAGTCAGATCAGGAAATAGATGAACTTTTGGCCTCGGCTCAAAGCGAATCAGACAGCAGCAATGACACCATCTCTTCCCAGAGACTCCACAGCCTA CTTGCAGAATCCGGTGTGGCAGCCTTACTTCCTGCTTTGGATGAATCAGAAGAAACTGCTGTGTCAAACTTTTAA